In a single window of the Anaerocolumna cellulosilytica genome:
- a CDS encoding recombinase family protein, whose amino-acid sequence MDTDKNVTYLGYIRVSKENMNLDRQSDLLIAAGVPERNIYQEKVTGTKRDREALNQMIESIKPNEKIVVVVAELSRLSRSTRDLIEIVELIHSKGADIKSLKEPWIDTTSPQSKLLFTIFAGLSQFERDLLSDRTKDGLKAAKARGRTGGRPSKRTDKAITVTSLYNNGVKIAEIVRQTALSRSTVNRIIRDGASKTCA is encoded by the coding sequence ATGGATACAGATAAGAACGTGACGTATTTAGGCTATATCAGAGTCAGCAAAGAAAATATGAATTTAGACAGGCAGTCGGATTTACTAATTGCTGCGGGAGTACCTGAACGCAATATTTATCAAGAAAAGGTCACAGGCACTAAACGAGACAGAGAAGCGCTTAATCAAATGATTGAGAGTATTAAACCCAATGAAAAAATAGTTGTAGTAGTGGCTGAGTTATCGAGGCTTTCGAGGTCTACAAGGGATTTGATAGAGATTGTTGAGCTAATACACTCTAAAGGAGCTGATATAAAGAGCCTTAAAGAGCCGTGGATTGATACTACCAGCCCCCAATCTAAACTACTTTTCACTATTTTTGCAGGTCTTTCACAATTTGAGCGTGACTTACTCTCAGATAGAACCAAAGATGGGCTAAAAGCTGCAAAGGCCAGGGGTAGAACGGGTGGCAGACCCTCTAAGCGTACCGATAAAGCAATAACGGTAACCTCATTATATAATAACGGTGTAAAGATTGCTGAAATTGTTAGGCAAACAGCACTTAGTAGGAGTACCGTAAACAGGATTATCAGAGATGGTGCAAGTAAAACCTGTGCATAA